In a single window of the Pseudomonas sp. B21-015 genome:
- a CDS encoding 2OG-Fe(II) oxygenase, whose translation MRAMHIPSDHPLLLRIVDDLAARGWSRQNIFLPLDLTRALAAECRKRAAEGELAPAAVGRGPFSEIREGIRGDHIQWIEPGQVEACDRYLGLMDSLREAMNRGLFLGLEDFESHFALYPPGAFYLKHVDRFRDDDRRMVSAVIYLNDAWLPEHGGQLRMYLDEGVEHDVVPTGGCLVVFLSGEVPHEVLPATRERLSLTGWFRRRGNEPF comes from the coding sequence ATGCGCGCCATGCACATACCCTCTGATCACCCGCTGCTGTTACGTATCGTCGACGACCTGGCTGCACGCGGCTGGTCGCGGCAGAATATTTTCCTGCCTCTGGATCTGACTCGGGCACTGGCGGCCGAGTGCCGCAAGCGTGCCGCCGAGGGCGAGCTCGCACCGGCCGCCGTGGGGCGCGGGCCGTTTTCGGAGATCCGTGAGGGCATTCGCGGCGACCATATCCAGTGGATCGAGCCCGGTCAGGTCGAGGCTTGCGACCGCTATCTGGGGTTGATGGACAGCCTGCGCGAGGCGATGAATCGCGGCTTGTTTCTGGGGCTGGAAGATTTCGAAAGCCATTTCGCCCTGTACCCGCCTGGTGCTTTCTACCTCAAGCATGTCGACCGTTTCCGCGACGACGACCGGCGCATGGTCTCGGCGGTGATCTACCTCAATGACGCCTGGCTGCCCGAGCATGGCGGTCAGTTGCGCATGTACCTGGATGAGGGCGTCGAACACGATGTGGTGCCCACCGGCGGATGCCTGGTGGTGTTCCTGTCGGGCGAAGTCCCCCACGAAGTCTTGCCCGCGACCCGAGAGCGCCTGTCGTTGACGGGCTGGTTCCGCCGTCGTGGCAACGAGCCGTTCTGA
- a CDS encoding DUF523 domain-containing protein, protein MQKILVSRCLLGHRVRYDGGASGPFDLLEQWIAEGRVVPLCPEVAGGLPTPRAAAEIPGGQGGEVLDGCASVITTEGKDVSAEFLSGAYQALELVRQHGIRIAVLKANSPSCGNLLAYDGTFSGVKVSGEGVTAALLKRHGVQVFSELDLAEAAHALATLN, encoded by the coding sequence ATGCAAAAGATTCTGGTAAGCCGCTGTTTGCTCGGCCACCGCGTCCGTTATGACGGCGGGGCCAGTGGGCCGTTCGATCTGTTGGAGCAGTGGATTGCCGAAGGCCGGGTGGTGCCGTTGTGCCCGGAAGTCGCCGGTGGTTTACCGACGCCAAGGGCCGCGGCGGAAATTCCGGGCGGGCAGGGCGGTGAAGTGCTTGATGGCTGTGCATCGGTCATCACCACCGAGGGCAAGGATGTCAGTGCCGAGTTTCTTTCGGGGGCTTATCAAGCGCTGGAACTGGTGCGGCAGCACGGCATCCGGATTGCCGTACTCAAGGCCAACAGCCCGTCCTGCGGGAATCTGTTGGCCTATGACGGGACGTTCAGTGGCGTGAAGGTCAGCGGTGAAGGTGTCACAGCGGCCTTGCTCAAGCGCCATGGCGTTCAGGTATTCAGCGAGTTGGACTTGGCCGAAGCGGCGCACGCTCTGGCAACCCTGAACTAG
- a CDS encoding transporter substrate-binding domain-containing protein: MRFLPGLICLLPLLSPLAHAELIDDVNDRGELRIALEANTPPFNFKEGDKLAGFEVELGQLLANELDVRADFVVTDSDDLLTGVESGKYDVAINHIALTPDLKDRFDFSEPYIHTDAQLIAQKDEQPRSILLVQSLTEEKPKAAPAVSLAIPFQKGNPAFHVSLENALQRIKADGRLEALEKKWFGADTGVPKP, encoded by the coding sequence ATGCGTTTTTTGCCTGGCCTGATCTGCCTGCTACCCCTTTTGAGCCCCTTGGCTCATGCCGAACTGATTGACGATGTAAACGACCGCGGCGAATTGCGCATTGCCCTTGAGGCTAATACACCGCCCTTCAATTTCAAGGAAGGCGACAAACTGGCCGGGTTCGAGGTCGAGCTGGGTCAACTGCTGGCCAATGAGCTGGATGTACGGGCCGACTTCGTCGTCACCGATTCCGACGATCTGTTGACCGGCGTCGAAAGCGGCAAGTACGACGTCGCCATCAATCACATAGCACTGACTCCGGACCTGAAGGATCGTTTCGACTTCAGCGAACCTTACATTCACACCGATGCGCAATTGATCGCGCAGAAAGACGAGCAACCGCGTTCAATCCTGTTGGTGCAGTCGCTGACGGAGGAAAAGCCGAAAGCCGCCCCTGCTGTGAGCCTGGCGATTCCATTTCAGAAGGGTAACCCGGCGTTTCACGTCAGCTTGGAAAACGCATTGCAGCGGATCAAGGCCGATGGCCGGCTGGAGGCGCTGGAGAAGAAATGGTTTGGGGCGGATACGGGTGTGCCGAAACCCTGA
- a CDS encoding DUF4399 domain-containing protein gives MKSFMSRAALAGVLMGISVLASAATPAPKGAEVFIVSPEDGATVAQTFIVKFGTKDVALAPAGDVTKNTGHHHLLIDVDKMPAAGQPIPNDANHMHFGKAQTQAELKLAPGKHTLQLELGDSGHMPFDPPIVSKKITVTVK, from the coding sequence ATGAAAAGCTTTATGTCACGTGCAGCGTTGGCTGGTGTGCTGATGGGTATTTCGGTGCTGGCCAGTGCCGCCACCCCGGCTCCGAAGGGGGCAGAAGTATTCATCGTTTCTCCCGAGGACGGGGCCACTGTTGCGCAGACCTTCATTGTCAAGTTCGGCACCAAGGATGTTGCGCTCGCGCCGGCCGGTGATGTCACCAAGAACACCGGCCACCATCACCTGCTGATCGACGTCGACAAGATGCCGGCCGCCGGTCAGCCGATTCCGAACGATGCCAATCACATGCACTTCGGCAAAGCGCAGACCCAGGCTGAACTCAAACTGGCCCCGGGCAAGCACACCTTGCAGCTTGAACTGGGCGACAGCGGTCACATGCCGTTCGATCCGCCGATCGTTTCGAAGAAAATCACCGTAACGGTGAAGTGA
- the serA gene encoding phosphoglycerate dehydrogenase — protein MSKTSLDKSKIKFLLLEGVHQSAVDVLKAAGYTSIEYLTGSLPEAQLKEKIADAHFIGIRSRTQLTEEIFDHAKKLVAVGCFCIGTNQVDLNAARERGIAVFNAPYSNTRSVAELVLAEAILLLRGIPEKNASCHRGGWIKSAANSFEIRGKKLGIVGYGSIGTQLSVLAEGLGMQVYFYDTVTKLPLGNATQVASLTELLGMSDIVTLHVPETAATQWMIGEKEIRAIKKGGILINAARGTVVELDALADAIKDKHLIGAAIDVFPVEPRSNEEEFESPLRGLDNVILTPHIGGSTAEAQANIGLEVAEKLVKYSDNGTSVSSVNFPEVALPAHPGKHRLLHIHENIPGVMSEINKVFAENGINISGQFLQTNEKVGYVVIDVDAEYSDLAQEKLQHINGTIRCRVLF, from the coding sequence ATGAGCAAGACTTCTCTCGATAAGAGCAAGATCAAGTTCCTTCTTCTCGAAGGCGTCCACCAATCGGCTGTCGACGTCCTCAAGGCGGCGGGCTACACCAGCATCGAGTACCTCACAGGTTCTCTGCCGGAAGCCCAGCTGAAGGAAAAGATCGCTGATGCTCACTTCATCGGCATTCGCTCCCGCACTCAACTGACCGAAGAAATCTTCGATCACGCGAAGAAACTGGTGGCTGTCGGCTGTTTCTGCATCGGCACCAACCAGGTCGACCTCAACGCGGCTCGCGAACGCGGTATCGCGGTATTCAACGCGCCGTACTCCAACACTCGCTCCGTTGCCGAGCTGGTACTGGCCGAGGCGATCCTGTTGCTGCGCGGCATCCCAGAGAAGAACGCTTCCTGCCACCGTGGCGGCTGGATCAAGAGCGCAGCCAACTCCTTCGAAATCCGCGGCAAGAAGCTGGGTATCGTCGGTTACGGCTCGATCGGTACTCAACTGTCTGTTCTGGCTGAAGGCCTGGGCATGCAGGTGTATTTCTACGACACCGTGACCAAGCTGCCATTGGGCAACGCAACGCAAGTTGCCAGCCTGACCGAGCTGCTGGGCATGTCTGACATCGTCACCCTGCACGTTCCGGAAACCGCTGCCACCCAGTGGATGATCGGCGAGAAGGAAATCCGCGCCATCAAGAAAGGCGGCATCCTGATCAACGCTGCGCGCGGCACCGTAGTCGAACTGGACGCCCTGGCGGACGCGATCAAGGACAAGCACCTGATCGGCGCGGCCATCGACGTATTCCCGGTGGAGCCGCGCTCCAACGAAGAAGAGTTCGAAAGCCCGCTGCGTGGCCTGGACAACGTGATCCTGACCCCGCACATCGGTGGTTCCACCGCTGAAGCGCAAGCCAACATCGGTCTGGAAGTGGCGGAAAAACTGGTCAAGTACAGCGACAACGGTACGTCGGTATCATCGGTGAACTTCCCGGAAGTGGCCCTGCCGGCTCACCCTGGCAAGCACCGTCTGCTGCACATCCACGAGAACATTCCGGGTGTGATGAGCGAGATCAACAAGGTCTTCGCCGAAAACGGCATCAACATTTCCGGTCAGTTCCTGCAGACCAACGAGAAAGTCGGTTACGTCGTGATCGACGTCGATGCCGAGTACTCGGACCTGGCGCAAGAGAAGCTGCAGCACATCAACGGCACCATTCGTTGCCGTGTATTGTTCTGA
- a CDS encoding FAD-binding oxidoreductase produces MTNPALIDELKTLVEPGKVLTDADSLNAYGKDWTKHFAPAPTAIVFPKTTEQVQAIVRWANEHKVALVPSGGRTGLSAAAVAANGEVVVSFDYMNQILDVNLTDRTAVCQPGVVTEQLQNKAEEHGLYYPVDFASAGSSQIGGNIGTNAGGIKVIRYGMTRNWVAGMKVVTGKGDLLELNKDLIKNATGYDLRQLFIGAEGTLGFVVEATMRLDRAPKNLTAMVLGTADFDSIMPVLHAFQSKLDLTAFEFFSDKALAKVMARGDVPAPFESDCPFYALLEFEATTEEVANHALETFEHCVEQGWVLDGVMSQSETQLQNLWKLREYISETISHWTPYKNDISVTVSKVPGFLKEIDAIVGEHYPDFEIVWFGHIGDGNLHLNILKPDNLSKDEFFAKCATVNKWVFETVEKYNGSISAEHGVGMTKRDYLTYSRSPVEIEYMKAVKAVFDPNGIMNPGKIFAV; encoded by the coding sequence ATGACCAATCCTGCCCTGATTGATGAGCTGAAGACCCTGGTTGAGCCTGGCAAGGTGCTGACCGATGCCGACTCCCTGAATGCTTACGGTAAGGATTGGACCAAGCATTTCGCCCCGGCCCCGACGGCCATTGTGTTCCCCAAGACCACTGAGCAGGTCCAGGCCATTGTCCGTTGGGCCAATGAGCACAAGGTTGCGCTGGTACCGTCCGGCGGTCGTACCGGGCTTTCCGCGGCTGCGGTGGCGGCCAATGGCGAAGTGGTCGTGTCCTTCGACTACATGAACCAGATCCTCGACGTGAACCTGACCGACCGCACGGCCGTTTGTCAGCCGGGCGTAGTCACCGAGCAATTGCAGAACAAGGCCGAAGAGCACGGCCTGTACTATCCGGTGGACTTCGCTTCGGCAGGTTCCAGCCAGATTGGCGGCAATATCGGCACCAATGCCGGCGGGATCAAGGTGATTCGCTACGGCATGACCCGCAACTGGGTGGCCGGCATGAAAGTCGTCACTGGCAAGGGTGATCTGCTGGAACTGAACAAGGACCTGATCAAGAACGCCACCGGCTACGACTTGCGTCAACTGTTCATTGGCGCCGAAGGCACCCTGGGCTTTGTGGTCGAGGCCACCATGCGTCTGGACCGTGCGCCGAAAAACCTCACCGCGATGGTCCTCGGCACCGCCGATTTCGATTCGATCATGCCGGTATTGCACGCGTTCCAGAGCAAACTGGACCTGACCGCGTTCGAATTCTTCTCTGACAAGGCCCTGGCCAAGGTCATGGCGCGCGGCGATGTGCCGGCGCCATTCGAATCCGACTGCCCGTTCTATGCGCTGCTGGAATTCGAAGCGACCACCGAAGAAGTGGCCAACCACGCCCTGGAAACCTTCGAGCACTGCGTCGAGCAGGGCTGGGTGCTGGACGGCGTGATGAGCCAGAGCGAAACCCAGTTGCAGAACCTCTGGAAGTTGCGCGAGTACATCTCCGAAACCATTTCCCACTGGACGCCGTACAAAAACGACATTTCGGTCACTGTGTCGAAAGTTCCGGGGTTCCTGAAGGAAATCGACGCGATCGTCGGCGAGCACTACCCGGATTTCGAAATCGTCTGGTTCGGCCACATCGGCGATGGCAACCTGCACTTGAACATCCTCAAGCCGGATAACCTGAGCAAGGACGAGTTCTTCGCCAAATGCGCCACCGTCAACAAGTGGGTGTTCGAAACCGTCGAGAAGTACAACGGTTCGATTTCCGCCGAGCACGGCGTGGGCATGACCAAGCGTGACTACTTGACCTATAGCCGTTCCCCGGTTGAGATCGAGTACATGAAAGCCGTCAAAGCGGTATTCGACCCGAACGGCATCATGAACCCGGGCAAGATTTTCGCTGTTTGA
- a CDS encoding fumarylacetoacetate hydrolase family protein — MSYQHQYVDGTRIHFPLGKVVCIGRNYAEHAKELDNPVPTEPLLFIKPGSCVVPLEDGFSIPTERGSVHYEAEIAVLIGKPLSTKPSREEVLDAISGFAPALDLTLRDKQAELKAKGLPWEIAKSFDGAAVIAPFVAGSTFADLTDIAIRLTINGEVRQDGNSKDMLNPIVPMIQYMAGCFSLQAGDVILTGTPVGVGPLNVGDELVLELPGVSRFTSSVR; from the coding sequence ATGAGCTATCAGCACCAGTATGTCGACGGTACGCGAATTCATTTCCCGCTGGGGAAGGTGGTGTGCATCGGCCGCAACTACGCCGAACACGCCAAGGAACTGGACAACCCGGTGCCTACCGAGCCACTGCTGTTCATCAAGCCCGGCAGTTGCGTGGTGCCGCTGGAAGACGGTTTCAGCATTCCGACCGAGCGTGGCTCGGTGCATTACGAGGCAGAAATCGCCGTGTTGATCGGCAAACCGTTGTCGACCAAGCCAAGTCGTGAAGAAGTGCTGGATGCCATCTCCGGATTCGCCCCGGCCCTGGACCTGACCCTGCGCGACAAACAGGCTGAGCTGAAAGCCAAGGGCCTGCCGTGGGAAATCGCCAAGTCCTTCGACGGTGCGGCGGTGATTGCACCGTTCGTGGCCGGCAGCACCTTTGCCGACCTGACCGACATCGCCATTCGCCTGACCATCAATGGCGAGGTCCGCCAGGATGGCAACAGCAAGGACATGCTCAATCCGATCGTACCGATGATCCAGTACATGGCCGGCTGCTTCTCGCTGCAGGCCGGTGATGTGATCCTCACTGGCACGCCGGTGGGCGTTGGCCCGCTGAATGTCGGCGACGAACTGGTGCTCGAATTGCCGGGCGTCAGCCGTTTCACCAGCAGCGTCCGCTAG
- a CDS encoding SdiA-regulated domain-containing protein, which produces MTTQPLPKLKIARRSRFVMRWYSWLLLAAVAAYGLAFAMHWDDRGVLWVKERFESPAERQESVWLPDYRAVIDAKLLPGMETDEASDVSYDPQTKTLFAVMGKHPFLVELTLQGDVLRKMPLVGWSNPEGVTAMGNGLLAITDEREHLLSIVKVDADTRELNIANFPKYDLGPSKDQNKAFEAVVWDAHNQQLLLGEERPPALFSWKSDGSQTLKGDKQKLPSDALDIRNLSALAIDSRTGHTLVLSADSHLLLELDEKGEQVSFMTLFGGFNGLKKTIPRAEGVTIDEAGTLYMVSEPNLFYRFEKQR; this is translated from the coding sequence ATGACCACCCAACCGCTGCCCAAGCTGAAAATTGCCCGCCGCTCGCGCTTTGTCATGCGTTGGTATTCCTGGCTTTTACTGGCGGCGGTCGCTGCATATGGCCTTGCGTTTGCGATGCATTGGGATGATCGCGGCGTACTCTGGGTGAAGGAGCGCTTCGAAAGTCCGGCCGAACGTCAGGAGAGTGTCTGGCTGCCGGATTACCGGGCGGTGATCGACGCCAAGCTGCTGCCGGGCATGGAGACGGACGAAGCCTCGGATGTGTCTTATGACCCGCAGACCAAAACTCTGTTTGCGGTGATGGGCAAGCACCCGTTCCTGGTCGAGCTGACGTTGCAGGGCGACGTATTGCGCAAGATGCCGCTGGTAGGCTGGAGCAACCCGGAAGGGGTGACGGCAATGGGCAACGGTCTGCTGGCGATTACCGATGAGCGCGAACACCTGCTCTCCATCGTCAAGGTCGATGCCGATACCCGCGAGCTGAACATCGCCAATTTCCCGAAATACGACCTCGGCCCGTCGAAAGACCAGAATAAAGCCTTCGAAGCCGTCGTCTGGGATGCACACAACCAGCAACTGCTGTTGGGTGAAGAACGTCCGCCGGCGTTGTTCAGCTGGAAAAGCGACGGCAGCCAGACCCTCAAGGGCGACAAGCAAAAACTGCCCAGCGATGCACTGGATATCCGCAATTTGTCGGCCTTGGCCATCGACTCGCGCACCGGCCATACCCTGGTGCTGTCCGCCGACTCTCACTTGTTGCTGGAATTGGACGAGAAAGGCGAGCAGGTCAGTTTCATGACCTTGTTCGGTGGTTTCAACGGCCTGAAAAAAACCATTCCCCGCGCCGAAGGCGTGACCATTGACGAGGCGGGCACGCTCTACATGGTGAGCGAGCCGAACCTGTTCTACCGCTTCGAAAAACAACGCTGA
- a CDS encoding SdiA-regulated domain-containing protein, translating to MRRLVRPKPLILILSVIALSVLVAVGQYLRLFERTWFNVQALWQPMNAQSIGLDQYQVAIEARVIDGLDDDVSALTFDPVRKSLFTVTNKNAELIELSLEGKILRRVALVGFGDPEAVEFISADTYVITDERQQRLIKIHLEKGTTFLDAADAEQMTLGVHMGGNKGFEGLAYDSVGKRLFVAKERDPMLIYEVQGFPHYNPEKSYAVHVVNNPRRDAGMFVRDLSSLQYDERSGHLLALSDESRLILELDVDGRPLSTLSLSKGRQGLRKPVPQAEGIAMDDDGTLYLVSEPNLFYVFKKPAQP from the coding sequence ATGCGCCGACTTGTCCGTCCCAAGCCCCTGATACTGATTCTGTCGGTCATTGCACTGAGTGTGCTGGTTGCCGTCGGCCAGTACCTGCGCCTGTTCGAGCGCACCTGGTTCAATGTGCAGGCGCTGTGGCAGCCGATGAATGCCCAGTCCATTGGTCTGGATCAGTATCAGGTCGCGATCGAGGCGCGAGTCATTGACGGTCTGGACGACGATGTTTCAGCGCTGACCTTCGATCCCGTGCGCAAAAGCCTGTTCACCGTCACCAACAAAAACGCCGAGCTGATCGAATTGTCCCTGGAGGGCAAAATCCTGCGGCGTGTGGCGCTGGTCGGGTTTGGCGATCCGGAAGCGGTGGAGTTCATCAGCGCTGACACTTACGTGATCACCGACGAGCGCCAGCAACGGCTGATAAAGATTCATCTGGAGAAGGGCACGACGTTCCTGGATGCGGCGGATGCCGAACAGATGACCCTCGGTGTGCACATGGGCGGCAACAAGGGGTTCGAAGGGCTGGCCTATGATTCGGTGGGCAAGCGCCTGTTCGTCGCCAAGGAGCGCGACCCGATGCTGATCTACGAAGTGCAGGGCTTTCCCCATTACAACCCGGAGAAATCCTACGCGGTGCACGTGGTGAACAACCCCAGGCGCGATGCCGGAATGTTCGTGAGAGACCTGTCGAGCCTGCAATACGACGAGCGCAGCGGCCATCTGCTGGCGCTGTCCGATGAGTCGCGGCTGATTCTTGAGCTGGATGTGGATGGGCGACCGCTGAGCACGCTGTCACTGAGCAAGGGCCGTCAGGGATTGCGCAAGCCTGTGCCGCAAGCGGAAGGCATCGCCATGGATGACGACGGCACCCTGTACCTCGTCAGCGAGCCAAACCTTTTCTACGTCTTCAAAAAACCGGCACAACCCTGA
- the rpiA gene encoding ribose-5-phosphate isomerase RpiA, translating to MTQDQLKQAVAQAAVDFILPKLDDKSIVGVGTGSTANCFIDALAKHKGAFDGAVASSEATAARLKGHGIPVYELNTVSDLEFYVDGADESDEHLNLIKGGGAALTREKIVAAVAKTFICIADASKLVPVLGAFPLPVEVIPMARSHVARELVKLGGDPVYREGVLTDNGNIILDVFNMQITNPVELETQINAIVGVVTNGLFAARPADLLLLGTSEGVKTLRAQ from the coding sequence ATGACCCAGGATCAACTCAAACAGGCAGTGGCCCAGGCCGCCGTCGACTTCATCCTTCCGAAACTCGACGACAAGAGCATCGTCGGCGTCGGCACCGGCTCCACCGCCAACTGTTTCATCGACGCCCTGGCCAAGCACAAAGGCGCGTTTGACGGCGCAGTTGCCAGCTCCGAAGCCACCGCAGCTCGCCTCAAGGGCCACGGCATTCCGGTGTATGAACTCAATACCGTCAGCGATCTGGAGTTCTATGTCGACGGCGCCGACGAAAGCGATGAACACCTGAACCTGATCAAAGGCGGCGGCGCAGCCCTGACCCGCGAGAAGATCGTGGCGGCCGTGGCCAAGACCTTTATCTGCATCGCCGACGCCAGCAAACTGGTGCCGGTCCTCGGTGCGTTCCCGCTGCCGGTGGAAGTGATCCCGATGGCCCGCAGCCATGTGGCCCGCGAACTGGTGAAGCTCGGCGGCGACCCGGTCTACCGTGAAGGCGTGCTGACCGACAACGGCAACATCATCCTCGACGTGTTCAACATGCAGATCACCAACCCGGTGGAGCTGGAAACACAGATCAACGCCATCGTCGGCGTGGTCACCAACGGCTTGTTCGCGGCCCGCCCGGCCGACTTGCTGCTGCTAGGAACGAGTGAAGGTGTGAAAACCCTGCGCGCCCAGTAA
- the ilvA gene encoding threonine ammonia-lyase, biosynthetic — protein sequence MLEQYVKKILTSRVYDVAVETPLQTARQLSERLGNEIWLKREDLQPVFSFKIRGAYNKLTQLSDEERARGVVTASAGNHAQGLALAAKVLGVKATIVMPKTTPEIKVEGVRSRGGKVLLHGDSFPEALAYSLKLVDEKGYVYIHPYDDPHTIAGQGTVAMEILRQHPGRLDAIFVPVGGGGLIAGIAAYVKYLRPDIKIIGVEPDDSNCLQAAMAAGERVVLPTVGLFADGVAVAQIGQHTFDICKDYVDEVLTVSTDEICAAIKDIYDDTRSITEPAGALGVAGIKKYVEQHSVTGHTFVAIDSGANVNFDRLRHVAERAELGEGREAIIAVTIPEKPGSFKAFCEAIGKRQITEFNYRYNTGSEAHIFVGVQTHPESDPRSALLASLTEQGFPVLDLTDNELAKLHIRHMVGGRAVHVVDEVVLRFEFPERPGALFNFLNKLGGRWNISMFHYRNHGAADGRVVAGLQVPHDERHLVPAALEEIGYPYWDESDNPAYQLFLG from the coding sequence ATGCTCGAACAGTACGTCAAAAAGATCCTCACCTCGCGCGTTTATGACGTTGCCGTAGAAACCCCATTACAGACTGCCCGCCAGCTCTCCGAGCGGCTGGGCAACGAAATCTGGCTCAAGCGTGAAGACCTGCAACCGGTGTTCTCGTTCAAGATTCGCGGCGCTTATAACAAGCTGACGCAGCTGAGCGATGAAGAGCGCGCGCGCGGCGTGGTCACCGCTTCGGCCGGCAACCATGCGCAAGGCCTGGCCCTGGCCGCCAAGGTATTGGGCGTGAAAGCGACCATCGTGATGCCCAAGACCACCCCGGAGATCAAGGTCGAAGGCGTGCGTTCGCGCGGCGGCAAAGTGTTGCTGCACGGGGATTCGTTCCCCGAAGCCCTGGCCTACTCGCTGAAACTGGTCGATGAAAAAGGCTACGTCTACATTCACCCTTACGACGATCCCCACACCATTGCCGGGCAGGGTACGGTGGCCATGGAGATTCTGCGCCAGCACCCGGGGCGTCTGGATGCGATTTTCGTTCCGGTGGGCGGCGGCGGGCTGATTGCCGGGATCGCGGCGTACGTGAAATACCTGCGCCCGGACATCAAAATCATCGGCGTCGAACCGGATGACTCCAACTGCCTGCAAGCCGCCATGGCGGCCGGCGAGCGCGTGGTGCTGCCGACCGTGGGCCTGTTTGCCGACGGCGTCGCGGTGGCGCAGATCGGCCAGCACACTTTCGATATCTGCAAAGACTACGTTGATGAAGTGTTAACTGTCAGCACCGACGAGATCTGTGCCGCAATCAAGGATATCTACGACGATACCCGCTCGATTACCGAGCCTGCCGGTGCACTGGGCGTGGCCGGGATCAAGAAATACGTTGAGCAACACAGCGTCACCGGCCACACCTTCGTGGCCATCGACTCCGGTGCCAACGTCAACTTCGACCGCCTTCGCCATGTCGCCGAGCGCGCCGAGCTGGGCGAGGGCCGCGAAGCGATCATCGCCGTGACCATCCCCGAGAAACCGGGCAGCTTCAAGGCGTTCTGTGAAGCGATCGGCAAACGGCAGATCACCGAATTCAACTACCGCTACAACACCGGCAGCGAAGCGCACATCTTTGTCGGCGTGCAGACCCATCCGGAAAGCGATCCGCGAAGTGCGCTGCTCGCCAGCCTCACCGAGCAGGGTTTCCCGGTGCTCGACCTGACCGACAACGAGCTGGCCAAGTTGCACATCCGCCATATGGTTGGCGGGCGTGCTGTGCATGTGGTCGATGAAGTGGTGCTGCGCTTCGAGTTTCCGGAGCGTCCGGGCGCGTTGTTCAACTTCCTCAACAAGCTCGGCGGGCGCTGGAACATTTCGATGTTCCACTACCGTAACCACGGCGCCGCGGATGGCCGTGTGGTCGCGGGCCTGCAAGTGCCGCACGACGAGCGTCATCTGGTACCCGCTGCACTGGAAGAAATCGGCTACCCGTACTGGGACGAAAGCGACAACCCGGCCTATCAGCTTTTTCTCGGCTGA
- a CDS encoding DUF2269 domain-containing protein: METLTTLKIAHAVATALLLISAPGLAIWVWRTRRNGDATAHVRTLRRPQVFIWLLMGLALLSMPFTGWWMVHLVGWPLGQTWLLASSVLYTVAVLGWFWLLVRLNRLRTAPAGGSGKFTFALALFSFVCFIAIAGLMGAKPV, from the coding sequence ATGGAAACGCTAACCACCCTCAAAATCGCTCATGCCGTGGCGACAGCGCTGCTGTTGATCAGCGCACCGGGGCTGGCGATCTGGGTCTGGCGCACACGCCGTAACGGTGATGCGACGGCTCATGTTCGTACCTTGCGACGGCCGCAGGTGTTCATCTGGCTATTGATGGGGCTGGCGTTGCTGAGCATGCCGTTCACCGGGTGGTGGATGGTGCATCTGGTGGGCTGGCCGTTGGGGCAGACCTGGCTGCTGGCGTCCAGTGTGCTCTACACCGTGGCGGTACTGGGCTGGTTCTGGCTGCTGGTGCGGCTCAATCGGCTGCGCACGGCGCCGGCGGGGGGGAGCGGGAAGTTTACGTTTGCGTTGGCGCTGTTCAGTTTTGTTTGCTTTATCGCCATTGCGGGGTTGATGGGGGCCAAGCCGGTTTAA